Within the Malus sylvestris chromosome 4, drMalSylv7.2, whole genome shotgun sequence genome, the region TGTCTTAATACTTTTtttcgtaattttttttttttttttttttttttgaagaagaagaagatgaagaagagatTTCAAAGCCAAATGGAACTCCAACGATTGTTAGTTAGAACATTGTTTTGATTGCCTTGGCACATATACAGGAGAACAAATGTCAAACAGTCCGTCCACGATCAGGTATAcactaattatatatatacatacctTTCATATATCATTATCTTGTCTGACCGTTTGAACGTTTATATTGTTATAATAAGAGAAAAAACTTACAATACCACTCAATGCAATGTAAAATCAATGGTTGAACGCTTATATTGTTAAATATGTACATATCTTTCATTTGTTTGAACGTTGATATTGTTATAATAAAGGTCAAGTTAGTTCGGAAAAACTTACAGTACCATCCAACGCAAAAATCAAAGTGTTAATAAAGCCAAAGATTTCAGTCCATGAAGAACAAAACAGAGGATAAGATAACTACGTATACGTACGTACCATTGTCACTAACCATCCAAATTTATAGGACGAGTACTATGGCAATTACTGGCTACCCACCATGGAATCCATACCATATTTCTGTCTTCTCCTTGCCCAAACTTATTTGATTTGTCCCACTCATCATATTTAATTACATCACCTTAGTAAATTTCTAatctttaattatatattataggtATCATGGTTGttttctgacccaaaaaaaaaaaacaaaacaaaacaaatagtgATCATCTTTTCCTATATTTGCATGGCCCATTTCTCCAGCCAAAGGCAACAACGGCCGGCCTTCTTGTAATAGACAATTGTCTTTGCTCAGATTCCTAGCTAGCTAGCTCTTCCTAATTCTTCTCACTTCTATTACTATCTAAGCCTAAACTTATCCAACAAACTTTATTGCTGAGAGGGAAAGACATTAGTTAGCTATGGAGGACGATGCTAAGAAGTTGGAAGAAGGTCTTCATAAGAAGGATGATGAGCTGATCAAGGAGATAGTAACGACGAGTAGTGGTCAGAATGGTGGCAGCGATGTCGTTGCCCATGATCATGAGGATGAGGAGAGGAAGAAAGTGGAGGCGGTGGCTCCTCTGCAAGCGAAGGAAATCAAGGGAGAGGAGCAACCAGTTTCAGTGGTTAAGCAGAAGACCAAGAGGGTTGCTACTTTGGATGCATTTAGAGGCCTTACCATAGTGGTACATATATATTTCATGTTATAGTGTACTATATGCCTTGTCATTGGACTACATATGGTAAACCTTTATGATTTACAGTCTAACACTAGaacatatttacatatatatgctTCATTATGTGTTGAATTTCACTTAACCAACTATTATGGTTATTACAATCTAATTAACAACATATCGTGGTCTGGCAAGAGAACATTTCCCTCACATGTATATGTCTACATCCAGGTGATGATATTGGTAGATGATGCCGGAGGAGCATATGCACGTATTGATCACTCACCGTGGAACGGATGCACATTGGCCGATTTCGTGATGCCCTTCTTCCTCTTCATTGTGGGGGTCGCCATAGCTCTTGCTCTCAAGGTATTTAATATAGGGCggtgttatccacacacacccagttaatttatgttctttcattcttttcaatttatatATCCTACGGTCGGAAATTGAGAGAAGTGTGTACAAGGTAAAAAGATGGGTGCGGATAGCATCTATACccttaatatatattaattaatatatatatatataatgctcCTTTTAAGTGACATTTTAAGGGTTCAAACCCTAAATGTAATCTACTCCTCTCCATCACCCTACACAACTACCCTTAATATCTCTCTTGCATATTATGTAACGCACAACTACCCAATACATAAGgtaattaaaaatcttatcgccTTAGAACTTTTGGTTAATTAAGTCTAGCTAGAGGCAGAAGTAAACAAATTTCCTAATTTACTCCTTACGCAAATTAAATCATTGACATATATGTCAAAATTTTGATTCTGCAGAAAATTCCTAAGATAAGTGATGCAATCAAGAAGATTATTTTACGGACATTGAAGCTTATGTTTTGGGGAATTATTTTGCAAGGTAAAAGTCCTCTGTCAAGAAAAAAGCCTTCCTTTTCAAGTAACTTTCTGTAAATAATAACACATTGAATTTGTCGTTGTTCCAAATATTAGTTCTCTCACTCTCATGTGTTGTGCAGGAGGATACTCCCATGCGCCCTATGATCTTTCTTATGGTGTTGACATGAAACAAATCCGATGGTTCGGCATCCTCCAGGTATTTCCCCAAACCCAAActtatatatacttttttttctaACGAAAATTACTCAAGGACTAATTAATCTGACATTTCCGAATCTAATCGCCTCTCGtgttgttgtttacattttgGTAAAATGGTGAGCAGAGAATAGCATTGGTTTACTTTGTTGTTGCTCTGATAGAGACAGTCACCACCAAGCACAGACCAACTGTCCTTGGCCCTGGACACATCTCTATCTTCACTGCATATAAATGGCAGTGGTAAGTAATGCAACAGATTATAAtcccttccaattttttaactttgttcAGTGTGAATATATGTAGTTTTATCATTATGCAGGATTGGAGGATTAGTCGCGTTCCTTGTCTACATGATCACAACATTTTCATTATACGTTCCAGATTGGAGTTTTGTTGTAGACGAAAAACATGTATCAAAAGAATTCTTGGTATGTATATTTGCTAGGGACTAGTGCATCCGAAGTTTTCAGCATACGTTACAATTTCTGGCACTGcttaattttaagtttttcgCTTCAGGTTAAGTGTGGGATGAGAGGACATCTAGGACCTGCATGCAATGCCGTTGGATATGTGGATCGACAGGTCTGGGGCATAAACCATCTCTACACACAACCCGTCTGGAGACGCTTGAAGGTTAGCTCTTAGCTCTACTTGATCCAGTTGTATACTGAGTGTCTACATTATCTTTAAAATGGAGCTGTGACTTATAGCAAGGGGCTTGTTACTTGTAGCTCAAGTCATTAAGAGAATTTATACCTGCACCCGAGGCCCTGTTATGAGATTGTTGTTAATGGATATGATCTCTTCTTGTGATTTTGTAGGCCTGCACACTTAGCTCTCCAAGTGATGGTCCTCTTCGAAAGGATGCTCCAGATTGGTGCAGAGGGCCATTTGAACCTGAAGGCTTGTTGAGGTATGCCAATTTGAGCAACACTAGCACCAGTGAAAGTACATACTTGTAAGGAACAATGATGAAACTTTAATTACTTTTGATTGCTCTTCTTTCACAGTTCGATTTCAGCTATCCTTAGTGGCGTCATTGGCATCCATTATGGCCACGTTTTGATCCATTTCAAGGTTACCGGTCTCTCTAAACTCGCAGATTACTTCACTTCTTagttaaatttgaaaattaaggatGTCGAAGTTGGATTTTCATGCAGGGTCATGCGGAGAGGCTCAAACAATGGGTCTCAATGGCTGTTGTCTTGGTCATCATAGCCATTATTCTACATTTTACGGACGGTCAGCGTCTTTCACCTTTCCGTGCCTAGTTCTTGACTACGGGCACATCTCAAGCAATCTATTCCTAAAAACTTTCTTAATTAATTTGTCCACTTGCTTGCAGCTATTCCTATCAACAAGCAACTCTACAGCTTCAGCTATGTTTGTTTCACCGGCGGTGCAGCTGGACTAATTTTTTCTGCATTTTACTTGGTGGTAAACCGCTTAAATCTGTTAAAGCCAGTTCCCCACATCTTCATTTCGGGTGCCATTTATAAATTAATGCAGGGACAATTAGTAACTATCTTGTCATAAAACAGATCGATGTTTGGCACTGCCGGAAGCCATTTTTGTTCCTAGAGTGGATAGGAATGAATGCAATGCTGGTGTTTGTGATGGCAGCTCAGGGCATCTTTGCAGCATTTGTAAACGGATGGTATTACGAGTCCAAAGACAACAACTTAGTAAGTAGTACCGACACTCCTTGTCAATAGTCATCCTAAGTTTTCCATTGTTTCATCACAATTTCCGGAAAATGTAATCTAACGAATGGAGAAATTCTCCATAACTTTTGACAGGTGAATTGGATCCAGAACCATGTTTTCATCGATGTATGGCACTCGGAGAGGCTGGGAACCCTCTTATATGTGATATTTGCAGAGATCTTGTTCTGGGGAGTAGTTGCTGGCATCCTGCACAAACTGAAGATATACTGGAAGCTCTAGAAGCAAAATTTGTTGTCACATTCGGGAACTGATTTCCACTCACCTCCTTTATTTTGTTCGTTGATTCTCCAGAGAGGTGTGCGGAAACTTTACCCTTCACGGGTTCTTTTCGGCATggtgtattttattttattttttttttctagtgaATAGATTATTcatgttttcttattttgtttgcTTATTATACAAACAGTAGTAGTATGTGTACAAAATTCCCCCAAAAAAGTATGTGAATTATCAGTTAGTATTGCAAATCTTTATAGAAAATTAAAGTGTTCAGCAGTGCTCAATTTGGAGAGAATGTTAAACCTATCTGCATTAGTGAAAGACTTCCAACTTCGTGATATGCAAAACATTTTTACTTGCATATAGGTTTTACGGCGTGAGTTCAAACTCCATCGGTaactagtaaaaaaaataaataaattgaaggAAACAACCACAATAAGACAGCATGCATAATTTGTAAGGACCAACGATACTAGGAACCCTGCCCTCCCCGCCAAGATGTTCCAGATTTGATGCTGCAACTTAAGAGTAAAAAGGGTTGGAAATTGCAATCAACATAGAAAGGGACACTAAGAGAAAGACATCAACGGTGTTGCAGGAGAGAATCTACGTTTCATCACGCAACGAAAAGACCAATAGTATTGTAAGAGAGAACTTGACTTGTAACTGGTTATACAGAAACAAAAGAATATAAAACCGAAAATAGCTAAGAATATCTTTGTGTTGTAGGGCTTTTGAAACCTAAAACCTCCTATAGTTTTCACTCcctaagggggcgtttgttttcCCTCACTAACATTCACTGGCTTAAATATTAGTGAAACCTGTGTTTGTTACCCTTGTGGGATTAAGTTTAATGAGACTAGGGAGGACTAGCCTCGCCTAAAGACCTCACTAACTGGTCTTAGCAAGAGCCCCGATAAgcatgggactagctaagaccgCTTCGTCCTACTCCTCTCCTCCTCGCTGCTCGCTTCCTCTCCCTACGTTCTGCTGCTGTCCTCTCTCTCCCCAAACTCAGAATCGTGAAGAGGCCTCATATTCGAACCTCAATCAGAGAACCACGAGCTCCGTCGTTTGATTCACCAATCAAACCAAGTTCATTGATGTCATCCTCCATTTGGACTTCGTCCTTTCGACGGCACGAGCTTCATCTTTGACGACCTCATCATCTCCGAAGTCGCTTGTTCGTTTAGATTTTCCAATTCGAATTATGGGTTCTCTGCACTCGAAGTGCtgccctccccccccccccccaccacaAAAAAAATCACTATTTTTAATGTTGAAATTGCATTTCTTGAATGCCCAATTGTGAATCTTGAAGTTTAAATTGGGTTTCGAATAGTATGGGAAGTGAGAAAATGGCCAAGAGATTGTCTTTGGGTGGCATAATGAGGAAGAAGCTATCCGACATCACCAATTTGCAAGCTGCGAAAACGATGAGCGAGGAGGACAGATTTGCTTAGTGGGTAAAATCTCACTTGGGTCCTCTTCCAATTCTTTTTccaattttcgatttttttgcCACAATTTCTTAgtgggttttgtttgtgttcGTAAATTTCTAAACCAGCAAAGATTGTTGAACTAGGGATTTTGAAATTTAGCATTTCAGTGCATATATTAGTTAATTTTAGTTGAAATTTTGGTTGGTTTATGCTACTTTGGTTTTGGATTTAGGAATGGgatgttgaaaattttgatgttgGTTGAAATTGAAGTTGAAGCAAATAAtatgaattttttgttatatattaTGGGTTTGTTATGATTATCCTGTTTTTAGTCTGACACTCTATCAAATACTTTACTAAGTTAGTCTACCTTAATCTAATCTAAGTCAATCCAATTTGATCACTGAAGTTAGTTTAGTCTGAATTAattcggtgcaacaaacgctAGTGCAACCATGGCCACCATTGGAGGTAAAAAGGCAGTCGCAATGTTCATGACAGAGACCCAAtgtgttttgttcctttattaACATATCAAGAAAGGACAATGATTAGGTGTACGGCTAATATTTGTAACAAAGAAAATTACATATTGGatgattgaaatttgaaagtcACTCTCAATCAGTACACATGATTTGGCATTTTGGGTTCCCCTTGATGGAATTGAAGAACATGTACAAAATATGTTCATGTAACGGAACACAATATGCCGACAATAAAAGAGAAATTCCTGAGTATCCTATGTATCGAAATTTTAACTGTTAAATTTTGATCATTGTATTTTAAGTAAGAATCGAACAGTTAAAATTCTCGAATATAAAATATCCTAATATCAGGCCCTTTATTCAAAGGGGTCTCATTTTTGAGTAAAAATAGGGACGGGCTATAGGGCTCACTCCACGTTGAACTTCAACAATTCGAactgtctattttgtaagtttcgattcatagatcaGCCTTGCAAAAGTTCAATTCAATtgaaccatttgcctatttaattatcacgattaaatttcattatttcttatagaataaagtgttcgtcaatttttttgaactcaattagatatctcaaatatttccaatttgGCCAATATTTTGCAAGGAGAATCtagcaacttgaaaaatagactgTTCGGATCGTTGAACTTCAATGTAATTAGGTCCTACAACTAATctccatttaaaaataaataaagatccCTTCTATACAGCAGGGTTAAAAAACACTGTCAGATCTGCATTAGTAGGATAGGCACAACCAAGAACACTGATTCAACACCTTTTGAATAAAGATagaatctttttgttttttttttcaaagataaAGTATCTGGATCCAACTTTGGGAGGATCAAAAGAATCTCTACTGAATTTCTTCTTGTCTatcatttttttccttctaattttaacTAAGCGGTAGAAATAAAATACTGTCAATTGCCTTGCAGGAGCTGGCAAACAGCTCTTAATGTAAGAAATTGTGATTAAAGAAATAGGTGCGGACGCTGATTCTGTTGCAACCAACTGACCCAACCACcacgagagagagagttttggcAATGGAAAATAGCTATTCTTTAATTTCTAATTATAATTCAACTTCAATCTACAGAAggtaaatacaaaaaatatataaagataGACTGCCTGGAAGTGTTGATCCAACTGACCAAACCACATCCATCCATCACAAGAATCTTATTTCTTCAACTATAATACAACATGGAAGAGATAGCACCATATCTGTTATCTACCTATTTACAATAATATGTAAGTGCCATGATGAGAGAGCTATACTCTCCTTCTCCGTCTTCCAAGTTCCGACCACTGAATTCTTCGAGTTCTTACTGTACAGAGTTCGTGTGCAGAGGCTGTAATATACGATATGCCACCTGCTTGGGCGTTAAACTGCATATATCCCATCTATTATACTTAGGGATGTGATGACTGGGCGAATTGTGCTGTACAGAAATGCGCAGGCATTCAAGAAATATAGCATTTGCATTTCTTATCACTCCCAACCCATCAGCATCTTCCAAACTTGTCCCTCAATCGTGCTCCTTGGAACTGACAAGCCATCTCCTTCGTCAATCAAGACTCTATAAACTTCCCATTCCCTACCTCCAATCAGATGCCGTCCAATCTTAGCCTGGAAaagcaataaaaaaattgtacttAGCCAGATAGAGAAAGGTAAACAAAGAAACGAGTGATCATAACAGCAAATGTCTTCGAATTCTTGGCTGAAAACAATGACCTAAAGATAAAACTATGAAGCCTGTCTAGTAAGGGAGCAATAACCCTTAGCACCGTTAGCATATGCATGAAGAAAACCAAATCGTAAATTGTACAGAAGCTATGATTTTTCTGTTGCAATCAGTTGTTTCAGGAGCTGGGACATcatcctcttcagtcaagcttgtgccaagtttggaGTATACAAGGGAAAGTCGAAATATTTTGTAAACATTGAACAAAGTGAAGATGAGTAAGTACCGAAAAGACACCAATGTCCAGCATCTTGAAAGCAAGGGTGATATCATGAAAAACAAGAGGCCGGCCCTTGCCAGATAATTCCACAGGGTTTGCAACCAGGAGCTCTGTGTCCGGACCTCGGTTAACAATAGCTACTCTGAGAGGACGAATTAGTTCCAGCTGCAAACGGGATGTCAATGCATTCTGCTTGCTAGGGTCAACTATCTTCTTTCCATCAGCTTGCATGATGAACAAGTCTATCTCAcagtgttttttttgttttatagaaAAGCGCCCATAAGAGATCTGGTTTATCGCAGCATTTAAGTATCAATATCACAGAATTAGATAGTGTAATCCTTTCTCAGTATTTATTTGATGCAAATATTGCGTTAGTTATGTACCTGAATATTGTAATCCTTTAGTGTTCTCATTATATCATAAAGAAGACCTTTGTGGTCTATGCAAATGATTTGGACCAGAGTGTGACTAGGACTGAGCGTGTTGTCCATAGTCACAGAAACACTTTTGGAAGTGAGTGATCCACTTCGGAGTTCTTTGGGCATTTCCAAATCAAACATGTCTTCTGTAATTGCAGTGGGAAGAAATGAAGATGCCTGCGAACATGCAGTAATCTCAGGGCCAACCATTTCAATTTCACAACTTATCATGGCGTTTCCCGTGACTTCTTTTAAGTAGCCATATACCTCCTCCTTTCTCTTATTTGTATGCATAAGTTCCCTAGTAAGGTCACAGTTTCAGAGATTAAATCACTTATGAACACGAATAAGTTGAATGCGAAGATTGCACTATTTAAAGATTCCTAACAGATCAACATAAGATGATTCGGATCCAATATGAGTGCTCAAAGTTCAAACCAATGGAATCTTTGAGTCATTCAAAATTTTCTATTTCGCGTGTAGGATATGCCTATTAAACTTGTTATATTCCGTATAATTCCATAGAacaaatgaagaaataagaacCTGGTGTCTGTGATGAAAAACAGGTCCATCACTTTATCATCCGGAGTTGTGGATACCTTAACCTTCTTTATTGTCAGCTCAAGTTCACAGAGGACACCCGTCACATCTGcgcaaaaaaatgaaaagtaagTAAACCACCGATTTAACCCACAAATTTCAACTTGGCTCCTAAATGTGGCTACTTTGAGATTGTTAGTTCACATTTTGTCCCTATGAATTCTCAACAATCAAACAAAACTCAAATGGAAGTTCTCGGAAAATTTAACATGATGATGTTATAATAAGATTAGCACTAGATGAAGAACAAAGTTCTTCATTCAACCCCAATTTCTAAGACAGTTTAAGACACATGCAAATATAGAAACAGGAATCGAATGCCGAACAGAAAATTACCATGTAAAAGTCCTCGTCGATCGTAGCAACAGAACTTGAGAAGGAACACATCAGGAGGCTTTGGGGGCTGCAATTCGGAGCGGTAGAACGAAATCCCAGAAGCTGAAGAACAAGAAGGGCAGGTCCCAACTAGCCTCTTCTTCAACAAAGCCCACCTTGTTTCTGGACTCCCAATCACCCAAAACACTAAGTAGCACCATTTCCCATCCGTTGATACATCTTCATAGAACAAAACAGAAAGGGGAATTAGACAAACACCTTCAAGTTCAAGCCAgccgtttcttttctttttttgttttcacagAATTTGATCAACACACCCGTAGCTATTTTCACAAATTCAGAGGTAAATCTCATTAACCCATGTCTGGTTTAGCAAA harbors:
- the LOC126619491 gene encoding uncharacterized protein LOC126619491; the protein is MEDDAKKLEEGLHKKDDELIKEIVTTSSGQNGGSDVVAHDHEDEERKKVEAVAPLQAKEIKGEEQPVSVVKQKTKRVATLDAFRGLTIVVMILVDDAGGAYARIDHSPWNGCTLADFVMPFFLFIVGVAIALALKKIPKISDAIKKIILRTLKLMFWGIILQGGYSHAPYDLSYGVDMKQIRWFGILQRIALVYFVVALIETVTTKHRPTVLGPGHISIFTAYKWQWIGGLVAFLVYMITTFSLYVPDWSFVVDEKHVSKEFLVKCGMRGHLGPACNAVGYVDRQVWGINHLYTQPVWRRLKACTLSSPSDGPLRKDAPDWCRGPFEPEGLLSSISAILSGVIGIHYGHVLIHFKGHAERLKQWVSMAVVLVIIAIILHFTDAIPINKQLYSFSYVCFTGGAAGLIFSAFYLVIDVWHCRKPFLFLEWIGMNAMLVFVMAAQGIFAAFVNGWYYESKDNNLVNWIQNHVFIDVWHSERLGTLLYVIFAEILFWGVVAGILHKLKIYWKL
- the LOC126619492 gene encoding ACT domain-containing protein ACR10-like, which gives rise to MGILQDDVVIITQAEKEGDPSVITINCPDKTGLGCDLCRIILFFGLSIVRGDVSTDGKWCYLVFWVIGSPETRWALLKKRLVGTCPSCSSASGISFYRSELQPPKPPDVFLLKFCCYDRRGLLHDVTGVLCELELTIKKVKVSTTPDDKVMDLFFITDTRELMHTNKRKEEVYGYLKEVTGNAMISCEIEMVGPEITACSQASSFLPTAITEDMFDLEMPKELRSGSLTSKSVSVTMDNTLSPSHTLVQIICIDHKGLLYDIMRTLKDYNIQISYGRFSIKQKKHCEIDLFIMQADGKKIVDPSKQNALTSRLQLELIRPLRVAIVNRGPDTELLVANPVELSGKGRPLVFHDITLAFKMLDIGVFSAKIGRHLIGGREWEVYRVLIDEGDGLSVPRSTIEGQVWKMLMGWE